The region TTGTGGACATTGTCAAAGAAGGGGAAGCAAATCACTCTGTAGATTTTGGAATTTGTTAATCAAAACTCAGGCTATAcaaattgaaaaaagaaaaagttaCACATTACACTCACTCTTTTCTTTCATATTCTTCTAATTCAATTTGAAGAATGTTGTATAACATAAGATTAGGAAGTAGAAACAAAACAAATACACTCATCTAAACTGCGGAGGAACAAACAATTCAATATACTTCTCCGTTGTGTGTTTTCCAAATACCTTTTGACGGAGTCGAATGTGTTATTCTTACAATTTTCTGTCTATGTTGTTGCGGTTTCTTTGTCACGTTTTCTTGAGAATTGTTATTTACCTTGATCATCACATCAACTTTCACTATGTGATGATCTGATGTCCCTTTGGACGAAAGGACTAAGTAGGAACCAGGAACAAACTTATACGGCGAATTCGATGATGATAATATGTAATCTACCCGAGTTCCATACTTGCATGTCCCTTGCACACCTGCATAATATTTAAGATTTTAGGGGAAAAAATAGTATGATAATAACAAAGTTGAACTTAACTATTATGTTAATAGATTATGAACTTTCATAGTTGTATGCATACTTTGTCCTTTGGCAATCATTACAACCGATTCATATTCCCCTGCATAATCTTTAGAATCTGTATAATCTTTACTCTTGAGATGTTTCATCACTTCAACCTTTGGTGTTGGCTTTCCCATCTCTTCATAGTACTATCGCAAAGAAACCAAGACAGaaattctatttttattttcttcgaaGACCAAATAGTAAAAAAAAGGCGAAAAATGAATCGATAATCTATTGGATATATATACCTTTACAATATCTGTCCATCTTTCTTGCGAGTAATCGGATTCATCGAGTGAATTAAGTCCTCCAGCTAAGATGTGAGGCTCGTCGTTCGTTTGGATTATTGCGTTTATCTGCTTCATCCGCCAATTCTCGTCGAGATGATCGAGGTGAGTGCAGTAAAAGTTTAGCTCACCTGCTTCAGGTACATCTATAGTTGCCTTCAAAACATTCCTAGACCAAAAAATAACAACTTTTTTCACGTCACATTCTCTCAAGTTGCTGATCAATCATATTCTCTAAGTCCCACAATTTCAATACTAAGTTTGTTCAATTGTTTCTAGCTTGTTGCTTTCACAAGATGGATTTTCAATCAATATTTCTGTAGTTTTCTAATGAGTGTTCATTAGCAAGATATACCTTTGGAGTAAAGTAAGAAACTTATTCTCAATCTATAAGCAAAGTATTATAAGCACAAACCGATATATCTGATTTATATAAATCAGATACGTCGGTTATTCgataaatataaaaaaaaatattgatTTATAATAGTAGTCGGAGAAAGTGGGATGAATGAATCCTCTGTGTCGCGGCGGTATACAGCTACTATTACAGTTGGCACATTGACAATGGCATGTAGAAGAAAACAAGTAAAGTGCAAAAATATATGCGGAGTAGTTGCAGGATTTTCCTTGATCTAATATTTTTGCACTTTTGAGTAAAGCTATGTATGTAACAACATGGAGGACGTCATAACTTAATCATTTGTTGTTCCGActaataaaaaaaaattcaatgtGTTAGTTCAAAAGTTCTTTTTATATAGAAAAAGTTTTGGAATAATTGGTGACTTTATGACCAGAAAAGCAATTAATTATTTTCTCTTTCTCATGCAATGGGCCGGTCAAGCACGGTGAAGCTTCCACAAAAGCAAAAAGATTTTCTCTCCTAACTAAATGGATTATATGAGAACCAAACGCAATTAAAGAAACTAAATCTATCAACTAAATTGACTTAATAACACTTTCACCATTGTACAAGAAAGGGAAAAATAACATTTATGAGCACTAAAAAGTTGGTAAAAAAAGTGATTAAAGTTAGTTAAAACCTGATATCTGTATGATCAAAGATTTTGTGGGCATTCCATCGCTTAATAGGCCATTTAGACAAAACCGCGTTACCATATTCCGGCGCCCAGCTTTCTGCAAACACATAGTTCATACCTAAAGCCGCCGCTAAATCCGACAATGGCGTCATTCCATTTTCTTCTTCCGCTTTCACATCTTGCAATCCCAATACATCTGCATCCACTTCTCTCAACACATCCACCAACGTCCTCCCACTCCGAACACTTCCCCAATTGCTACTCGTCGACGCCCTTTCGTGTTCCGAGAAACTCGATTGTCTACTTCTTAGCAACGATATCTCGTTATCCGGTAAATTGATGGAGACTCTTGTTTTTGATTTTATGTTGTTTTGTTGTTGAGAATGGGATGATCCAAATTGTGGTTGAGTTTGTTTCAGTATGCTTTTTGGTCTGTCGTTTGTTGAATTCGATCGAGAATTTAGCTCGAAGGATTTGCTGTATTTTAAAGCGATGTCGTTTTCGTCTTCGAATGTTGTTGTTTTGGGAAGAGTTGGTGGTGCCATTGAGAAAAGTGCGGCGTTGAAAGTAGCGACCCGGATTTTTTTCTCGGTTTTTGGATGAAGTGCTGATGAAAAATTTGAGCTTGTTTCGTTTTGAGGTGTTGGGTCGTGGTTGTTTAATTTGTCGATTACGACGGTTACTTTGGATTTCGAGCGGGGTTGAATTGGACAGCGGAGATGGGAGAGGAAGCGGCGGAGATTCTTGTTGAGGAGTTTGAGCATGATGGAGAAATGGGTGTGGGTGTGGGTGGGAAGAGGGTCTTGGTTTGTGGAGATCATAAGAGAAGGTGAGAGAATGGTGAAGATGAAGAAATGGTAAGAGATGttttcaagtcttgttttgtgtttgtgtttaTGTTTTGTGAGTGGGAGTGAAAGAGCTAATGGAATAGTGGCTTGGAAGGAAAATGTGAAATGAATGAGATGGATTAGATTATAGGACTAGTTGAAAGATTGCTTTGTCTTATGAGGTAGAGTAGAAAAGGGGAAGGAGCCTTCTTGGAAATGAGTTGGTGAAAGTTCATATTCCctttcttctttcttctttctcttttttgTCTTGTAATAGTTTAGTTAGATTTTGAGGAAGATGCTATTATTCAATCAAACGAcaagaagaaaaataaaatgagaGATGCTTATGGCCAAGGTTTTAAAATATGGTCTACGACCGCGAAAACTACCACGATAAAATGGTATTAAAAGGTGCATATATGATTACTATTATTACCACTTTTATGTTCGTACTGCAACGATTGCAATCAGTATCGTGAGGTTTGTAAAAATCTTGGTTATGGCTAATGTCATGCTCTTCAACTGCTCCGAAAAAAGGGTTATGTATTTGATCTCATTACATTAATTTTCATTGAAAAAAGTTGAAATTGGACAAACAAATCCAAGTGAGTGACTTGAGCTAAATTGGCACAAAGCTTTCACACTAGTGAATTGTAGCAATTGTTTGTAAATAAAAATATTCTTAATAGTTTTCCTTGTTTGACTAAAAAACAGAAGAAATTAAAGTAATGATAATTAATTAGGCAACAACTTGAGGCCCACCAAATGAAAGTGAGATACTTGTTTTGGAACTCATCTTCACAAGAATTCCGCCGTTTCTATCTCCAATGTGAATCTACAATTACCGTTTTACTATTGCTATAATGACACGAGAGCTTCAATTATTTATTATTTGTGAGATATAAATCCAATCGTTTATGAGTTGGAATTGGGACCATATATGATAAATTATCAACTTGGGAAGGTGTGGAAATGGATTATGGATGTAACACAATGCAAATGCATTGGGCAAGAGTAGGTACTAATTGCGGTGGGGTTACCTtcctcttttttctttttgctcaTAAATTGTAAGTTTTCATAAAATAAGTAAGATAGAATATTATCATTTTCAACTTTTGAGTTCTATGTGCCTAATGGTAATGAATACTATAAAAACCATCTATTTTGAAATGTACCCTACACACTCAACATTGAGCAGTAACACCAGCTAAGGAATATCATATTGTCATGATAGAATGCAATAAAACATTTATTCATGATGAATTGTTGTCACTAAAAATATCACGATAGAAAATAAGAGTGGAAGGGAAAAAAGACACGAGGAATGGTCTCTTGAGAGAGTAAGTATAGGCTATGGCCATTCTTGTCGTTGTTGCATAATAATACTAATTGTGTGAAAGTGTGAGTTTTATGTTAGAGAAACTAGTGAAGGCGAAAAACTTGACGTCAGAAAGTAGGTATGCACTAAATTCGATTATCTAAAAATAAGAGATATTTTTTGACAGAAAAAAGAAAACACATTGATGATAAGTGGGTCTATCGAATGTCAAATGCTAATTTGTGTTGTGTCGCATAGTTGGATGCAGTTATGGCTGATGGAACTTGGAAGTTCTTTAATTTTGTAAGAGTTTAAATAATCTTGTAATCTAGCTATAAGAAGTCAATTATCAACCAAAATGATTAACTTTAATCGACCAAAATGATTAACTTTAAGTTTATTAAGGTAACCTTTCTTTTATAGATTTATAAATGTTTCACATAGGTTCTCCGGAAATAAAAATACTAAAATTtaatttttgaatattttatgATTCACATGAATAAGTATTCgaaaataaaaatatcaaaatctaatttttagatattttttagaaaaatgatttgatgtctctaaaaatatttaaaaaaatactTTAGGGATGAGTGAACCTACAAAGTTAATACATCAACGTTCAAATCAGTTATAGAGTTAAAAATGAGtgtattaaaaaaatgaaaatcatAAAAGAAAAAACAAATCTTTAAATCTCACGTGTGTTGAATATATACGTTGGATAATTTCAAGTGGGGTGTGTGTGTGGTTGGATCCTCGCATTGGGCATTTGGCCAGTCCATAACAAGTGCCATCAAGACTATCCAAGTGTTTGCTAGTCGGGAAGTCTTCCAAAGTTGTGGCAAGGATCTATCTAACGCGTCCGATCACAGCAAGAAGCGAGAAATTCATGGAGCAATTACATAAGTAGTGGGGAACAAGCGCATTAAATGTATTTTTTACATTGAAACCTCTCACTGACTTTTCGGGTGCATGACTTTATGCTCGTGGGTTAGGGCATGGTTTTCTCACCTAGGGCATTTGAGTATTGTCTGAATTACTTATATTTCCAAAGAGAGATTGAACCATCACCATTAGATTTTCTCTCCACTTCTAATTTGGATCGTTGATTTGTTGTTTATTTCATTATTAAAAGTTGACCCCTCTTTCAAACTTCTTTTTTGCTTTGTTTATCATCCGAAGTCTCCTCCTTTTCCCCGAGCTCACTATTTTGTTCTTGCACTCCGAAAACTTTAGTCGTTCAACGAATTTTCATAGCGGATCATTCTTTCCACAGATCTTTTCTCCCCAAGGTATGTCTTCATCTTCCTTCTACATACCATTATGGCCAATTTGGGGAATGTACCTATAAACGTGGCCCTTGCACTTAATTGAGTTAAGAACCTATAACCCGTGAACATTTTCTACGAGATGACTCTCCAAATCTTGTACAAAATGTGTTTATGGTAGGTCTGGGTCAACGTTGGAATCTTTGGGTGATGAGGATGATTCGTCGACAGAGGAAATTTTCGTTTGCATTGCCTCTCTTGCTCGTATCGAATTTAACTTGGGTATCACCCTATCTAAGATGGTGGAGCATAAGGCTAGTTGCTTTATTCAGTCTCTAGTCTCTAGAGAAAGATCTTCCACATAGGCTTTCTAGGGTTTGTGCTCCCTTTCACTATTGCTCTACAACCTCTGATCAAAATGATTCATTTTATGATGTAGAAACATATATGTTTCGACCTGAGGACTTGTTGAAGTCGATTGATGTTGATAAATATCCATGGGTAGATCCTGCATACTTGGGAATAATttccttatatatatatatatatatatatatatatatatatatatatatatatatatatatatatattagagagagagagaagagagagagagagagagagagaggatgTTGTCGTAGCAAAGCCTACTTCGAGGGGGGGTCACTTTCTGATTAATTTATCTCCACCATCCCTACTAATAAAAGGATTTGTAGCAAGTTTGACGAGTGTTTTATTCCTTTCTACAATTGGAATTTTCAGAACCTGGGTGTTCGAGTGTCTCTAATCGCTTTCGAAATGAGGTCTTGGAGCACCTTCGAAGAAAGGGCAGGGCAATGGGTTAATTTCCCTCCGTCAAAATGACAATGACAAGTTTTTCCTTGTTTATATTGAGAGTTGGAAGAAGCTCAAATCTCATTACTTTCGGACAACTACCATTTCCCCGCGCCCACTCAGAATTATGTGACTTATCCACTTCATCTTCGAGACTTGCTGCTTGCATGGACAGAGTCCGAAGATTTTGATCTCCAAACCACTTTGAGGAGAAATTTGGCTTTTACTCTGACTCATACAACTCTCTTACTGCCGACAAGAAAGATATGAAAGAAACTTTACTTTCATTTTCTAAGAATT is a window of Lathyrus oleraceus cultivar Zhongwan6 chromosome 6, CAAS_Psat_ZW6_1.0, whole genome shotgun sequence DNA encoding:
- the LOC127091049 gene encoding uncharacterized protein LOC127091049 → MISTNQDPLPTHTHTHFSIMLKLLNKNLRRFLSHLRCPIQPRSKSKVTVVIDKLNNHDPTPQNETSSNFSSALHPKTEKKIRVATFNAALFSMAPPTLPKTTTFEDENDIALKYSKSFELNSRSNSTNDRPKSILKQTQPQFGSSHSQQQNNIKSKTRVSINLPDNEISLLRSRQSSFSEHERASTSSNWGSVRSGRTLVDVLREVDADVLGLQDVKAEEENGMTPLSDLAAALGMNYVFAESWAPEYGNAVLSKWPIKRWNAHKIFDHTDIRNVLKATIDVPEAGELNFYCTHLDHLDENWRMKQINAIIQTNDEPHILAGGLNSLDESDYSQERWTDIVKYYEEMGKPTPKVEVMKHLKSKDYTDSKDYAGEYESVVMIAKGQSVQGTCKYGTRVDYILSSSNSPYKFVPGSYLVLSSKGTSDHHIVKVDVMIKVNNNSQENVTKKPQQHRQKIVRITHSTPSKGIWKTHNGEVY